The following proteins come from a genomic window of Terribacillus aidingensis:
- a CDS encoding Gfo/Idh/MocA family oxidoreductase, which yields MKTLRVGVVGLGSIARNRHLPELENNPNTEITAVCDVVPSRSEEIAKEYNATAYTEYEELIEDPRIDAVIVCAANHLHAPVSIAALQAGKHVLCEKPMATTLEEADDMIAAQKASGKLLLIAHNQCFVPSHQKAREMIQNGELGKIYSFRTTFGHGGPEQWSIDGKNSWFFDKDKAYIGALGDLGVHKSHLIEFLLDEPIHEVAAFVDTLAKPYADVDDNAVAVLRTKSGIIGTLTASWSYVAEEDNSTIIYGEKGVIRLEESPEYSLVVEYHNGNRSNHSLGAIQTNDSQTQSNSGVVDAFASCVLENNSTCPITAEKGRSALAVILAALDSNGTKKIISLAAEAVEKGEQV from the coding sequence ATGAAAACCTTACGCGTAGGAGTAGTCGGACTAGGAAGTATTGCACGTAATCGCCATTTGCCGGAGCTTGAAAACAACCCGAATACTGAAATCACTGCTGTTTGTGATGTGGTGCCGAGCCGGTCGGAGGAAATCGCCAAAGAATATAACGCAACAGCATATACCGAATATGAAGAGCTGATCGAGGATCCGCGAATCGATGCCGTTATCGTTTGTGCTGCCAACCATTTGCACGCACCGGTATCGATCGCTGCTCTGCAAGCGGGGAAACATGTGCTTTGTGAAAAGCCGATGGCAACGACATTGGAGGAAGCGGATGACATGATCGCAGCACAAAAGGCGAGTGGCAAGCTTCTGCTCATAGCACATAATCAGTGCTTTGTCCCATCTCATCAAAAGGCGCGGGAGATGATTCAAAACGGCGAGCTTGGCAAGATCTACAGCTTCCGGACGACATTCGGTCACGGAGGCCCGGAACAGTGGAGTATTGATGGGAAAAACAGCTGGTTCTTTGATAAAGACAAAGCTTATATCGGAGCGCTTGGTGATCTAGGCGTGCATAAGTCCCATTTGATTGAATTCCTTCTCGATGAACCGATTCACGAAGTAGCGGCATTTGTCGATACGTTGGCAAAGCCTTATGCAGACGTGGATGATAATGCAGTTGCGGTATTACGTACAAAGTCAGGAATCATCGGGACACTTACGGCCAGTTGGTCGTATGTAGCGGAAGAAGACAATTCCACGATTATTTATGGCGAGAAAGGGGTCATCCGTCTCGAGGAAAGCCCTGAATACAGTTTGGTTGTCGAGTATCATAACGGAAATCGCAGTAATCATTCACTTGGAGCGATTCAAACGAATGATTCCCAGACACAATCGAATTCTGGCGTCGTGGACGCGTTTGCCAGCTGTGTACTCGAAAACAATTCCACATGTCCAATTACGGCAGAAAAAGGCCGATCCGCGCTAGCTGTCATCTTGGCAGCCTTGGATTCCAATGGCACGAAAAAAATAATTTCGCTTGCAGCAGAGGCAGTAGAGAAAGGGGAACAAGTATGA
- a CDS encoding carbohydrate ABC transporter permease, translated as MVKRAGVGFYIFLIIFVFLVMFPFIWVFLTSIKPQGEIFSSFQWFSSNMTLDNYASALETRPLLMYMLNSFVVATLTTIISIIVASFTAYAVTRLPIRFKGLILGLVLAASMFPQIAVLSPIFNFVTDAGLRNSYLGLVIPYITISLPLAIWILSTFFIKIPLALEESAKLDGATPFQTFRKIIFPLAAPGVFTTAILVFIAAWNEYLFALTINTDDRWRTIPVGISFYQSQYTVPWGDITAATVIVTIPIVVLVLLFQRRIVAGLTSGSVKE; from the coding sequence ATGGTAAAACGTGCTGGCGTCGGCTTCTACATTTTTTTAATTATCTTTGTATTCCTGGTCATGTTCCCGTTTATTTGGGTGTTCCTGACATCAATTAAACCACAGGGAGAAATTTTTTCCTCCTTCCAATGGTTCTCAAGCAATATGACATTGGATAACTATGCATCGGCATTGGAAACAAGGCCGTTGCTTATGTACATGCTGAATAGCTTTGTTGTGGCAACGCTCACCACGATCATCTCCATCATTGTCGCATCATTCACAGCCTATGCGGTCACACGGCTGCCAATCCGCTTCAAAGGATTAATTCTAGGATTGGTACTTGCTGCATCCATGTTTCCGCAAATCGCAGTCCTATCACCGATCTTCAACTTTGTCACCGATGCAGGCTTGCGCAACAGCTATCTTGGTCTGGTAATCCCGTACATTACGATCAGTTTGCCTCTGGCAATCTGGATTCTATCGACATTTTTCATCAAAATTCCGCTTGCACTGGAAGAATCAGCGAAGCTGGATGGAGCTACCCCGTTCCAGACATTCCGCAAAATCATCTTCCCGCTGGCAGCACCAGGTGTGTTTACGACAGCCATTCTTGTCTTTATTGCTGCCTGGAATGAATATCTATTTGCCTTGACGATCAATACCGATGATCGCTGGCGCACAATACCAGTCGGTATCTCTTTCTATCAAAGTCAATACACCGTTCCGTGGGGAGATATCACTGCTGCAACCGTTATCGTGACGATCCCGATCGTTGTTCTCGTACTCTTGTTCCAGCGTCGTATCGTCGCTGGTCTTACAAGCGGATCTGTCAAAGAATAA
- a CDS encoding sugar ABC transporter permease, with protein MKQPKKRRFQLSERQLGYAMVAPSIILIAVIIIWPIMLSAWNSLFDYRLNDPAKAERISSLSINLETYADNRYLVYDTMEDVREAMPDAGGALDDITTALDEQHETLLNTDEGLADRYEEVNTMLENFQPVNDEELRLTEVPEEWADGFANTLDEQTAAVQALREGAPEEAVQPLTDLESQLSNTQGSILEPNFVGLKNYTTYLGDGRTWTAMLNTLLFTVVTVGVELAIGLAVALLINRVFIGRGLVRAAVLVPWAIPTAVAAMMWTFLFDGQSGIMAHYMAQFGLIDDPGALLSTGAGGMFSIMFADIWKTTPYMALLLLAGLQTIPRSLYEAAEVDGANKFQQFISITLPMIRSAILVAVLFRALDAFRVFDLIYVLTGGGPANSTESISVYAYKLLFEQQNFGAGSALSVIVFLSVALLSTIFIKLIGSDLFSGRLKQ; from the coding sequence ATGAAGCAACCGAAAAAAAGACGGTTTCAGCTGAGTGAACGGCAGCTTGGTTACGCGATGGTCGCACCGTCTATCATTCTTATTGCCGTCATCATCATTTGGCCGATTATGTTGTCAGCATGGAACAGCTTGTTCGATTACCGCTTGAATGACCCGGCCAAAGCAGAGCGGATTTCATCCTTGAGCATCAATCTCGAGACCTATGCCGATAACCGATATCTCGTTTACGACACAATGGAAGATGTCAGAGAAGCGATGCCGGATGCGGGCGGGGCATTGGATGATATCACAACAGCATTGGATGAACAGCATGAAACATTATTGAATACCGATGAAGGACTTGCAGACCGGTATGAAGAAGTCAACACTATGCTGGAAAATTTCCAGCCTGTAAACGATGAGGAGCTCCGGCTGACAGAGGTGCCCGAGGAGTGGGCGGATGGCTTTGCCAACACGTTGGATGAGCAGACGGCCGCTGTCCAGGCTTTGCGGGAAGGTGCTCCTGAGGAAGCTGTCCAGCCGCTGACGGACCTGGAATCCCAGCTTTCGAATACGCAAGGTTCGATTCTTGAGCCGAACTTTGTTGGGTTAAAGAATTATACAACTTACCTTGGTGATGGACGTACATGGACGGCGATGCTTAACACGTTATTGTTCACCGTCGTTACTGTAGGTGTCGAACTTGCCATTGGGTTAGCTGTTGCTTTACTGATCAACCGTGTGTTCATTGGACGTGGGCTTGTCCGCGCTGCTGTACTCGTGCCATGGGCGATTCCGACAGCGGTAGCGGCAATGATGTGGACCTTCCTGTTTGATGGCCAGTCCGGTATCATGGCTCATTATATGGCTCAGTTCGGTCTCATTGATGACCCAGGCGCACTGCTTTCGACTGGGGCGGGCGGTATGTTCTCTATCATGTTTGCAGACATTTGGAAAACGACACCGTATATGGCACTTTTACTTTTAGCTGGCTTGCAGACCATTCCTCGCTCGCTCTATGAAGCAGCGGAAGTGGACGGGGCAAATAAATTCCAGCAGTTCATCTCCATCACTCTGCCGATGATCCGTTCGGCAATCCTAGTTGCAGTCTTATTCCGTGCATTGGATGCTTTCCGTGTGTTCGACCTTATCTACGTCCTTACTGGCGGAGGTCCAGCCAACTCGACGGAATCCATCAGCGTCTATGCTTACAAACTGCTGTTTGAACAGCAGAATTTCGGTGCAGGTTCTGCTTTGAGTGTAATTGTATTCTTGAGTGTCGCATTGCTCAGTACGATTTTCATCAAGCTGATCGGCTCGGATTTGTTCAGCGGAAGGCTAAAACAATAG
- a CDS encoding ABC transporter substrate-binding protein has product MKRSFLMVALLAGIGLAGCSAVTSGDGASDDRVQITYARGTDTTGATDILVEAFEKEHPDIDVVVREMPSDTGESHNQYVTMFSGRSPEIDVFDADIVWSAEFGQANYVLPLDRLIERDQVDMDAYFPATVEAGRYNGRQYAMPGYADAGLLYYRTDITDQVPKTWDELEQLAQENMGKEGTEFGYLMQAAQYEGIVTNAIEYIYSYGGQVLDANGNVVINSPEAIEGLQKMIDITNSDFVPNNILNFQEIDTESSFNEGNAVYARNWPYLNDTANDPEISKVAGNVGIATLPAGSEGAASSLGGWMRMINRYSDEVEASWTFVKWMSGEEGQKISALEGGKAPTLEALYDDKEITDVSAVLASEDFYDSLQNAIPRPITPIYPEISDIMQIELSRALAGDITAEEAVERMETKMQAALESVTN; this is encoded by the coding sequence ATGAAGCGAAGCTTTCTGATGGTTGCCTTACTTGCCGGCATTGGGCTGGCAGGCTGCTCGGCCGTGACGAGCGGAGATGGTGCGAGTGATGACAGAGTCCAGATTACATACGCGAGGGGGACGGACACGACTGGTGCCACGGATATACTAGTCGAAGCATTCGAAAAGGAGCACCCGGACATTGATGTGGTGGTGAGGGAAATGCCATCTGATACTGGGGAATCCCATAACCAGTATGTGACAATGTTCAGCGGCAGAAGCCCGGAAATCGATGTATTTGATGCAGACATTGTCTGGTCTGCAGAGTTCGGCCAGGCAAACTATGTGCTGCCGCTCGACCGATTGATTGAACGGGATCAAGTGGATATGGACGCTTACTTCCCAGCTACGGTAGAGGCAGGCAGATATAACGGCAGACAGTATGCTATGCCTGGTTATGCAGATGCAGGATTGCTTTATTATCGGACGGACATAACCGATCAAGTGCCCAAAACCTGGGATGAGCTGGAACAATTAGCCCAAGAGAATATGGGGAAGGAAGGTACTGAATTCGGCTATCTTATGCAAGCAGCTCAGTATGAGGGCATCGTGACCAATGCCATTGAGTATATTTACTCCTACGGCGGTCAGGTATTGGATGCTAATGGAAACGTTGTTATTAACAGCCCTGAAGCAATTGAAGGCTTACAGAAGATGATCGACATAACGAATAGTGATTTTGTTCCGAACAATATACTTAACTTCCAGGAAATCGACACAGAGTCTTCTTTCAATGAAGGAAATGCCGTCTATGCAAGGAACTGGCCATATTTGAATGATACAGCGAATGATCCGGAGATATCAAAGGTAGCAGGGAATGTCGGCATTGCTACGCTTCCGGCCGGAAGTGAAGGAGCTGCGTCATCACTTGGAGGATGGATGCGGATGATCAACCGCTACTCCGATGAAGTAGAAGCGTCCTGGACTTTCGTGAAATGGATGAGCGGAGAAGAAGGGCAGAAGATCAGCGCACTCGAAGGTGGTAAAGCTCCGACATTGGAAGCTTTGTATGACGATAAAGAGATCACGGATGTCAGTGCCGTTCTTGCAAGCGAGGATTTCTACGATTCGCTTCAGAATGCGATACCGCGCCCGATTACGCCAATTTATCCAGAAATCTCCGATATCATGCAAATCGAGCTTTCCCGTGCGCTGGCAGGAGATATTACTGCTGAGGAAGCGGTAGAGCGTATGGAGACGAAAATGCAAGCTGCGTTGGAATCCGTAACCAATTAA
- the pfkA gene encoding 6-phosphofructokinase: MLHKVAVITSGGDSPGMNAAIRAIVKAANYHDIEVYGVEGGYQGLIEDKLSIIRTPDVETIANKGGTILKTSRSLAFMDESGRKQAVEVLRNYGIADVIVIGGEGSLQGAQKLHELGIRVIGIPGTIDNDLDYTDYSIGFDTTLNTVLSSIGRIKDTGLSHNKTTIVEVMGRHCGDLALFTAVAGEGDIISTPEYKLSFEQICEKLQDKISKGRNDNIIVVTERMYDLDELQKFIEEQMNIEVRTTVLGFIQRGGEPSAFDRILANKMGVKAVNMLMEGQSGYAIGIKANQLIEKDLLTMLDEKTDKQANYDLLDMLLHTI, translated from the coding sequence ATGTTACATAAAGTGGCTGTTATAACTAGCGGTGGAGATTCACCGGGTATGAATGCTGCTATACGGGCAATCGTCAAGGCGGCAAACTATCATGATATTGAAGTTTATGGTGTGGAAGGCGGTTACCAAGGTCTGATTGAGGACAAATTATCTATCATCCGCACACCTGATGTAGAGACGATCGCCAATAAAGGCGGAACAATCTTGAAAACGTCACGCTCGCTTGCTTTCATGGATGAGTCTGGCAGAAAGCAGGCAGTGGAAGTGCTTCGCAACTATGGTATTGCTGATGTTATCGTCATCGGTGGGGAAGGTTCACTTCAAGGTGCACAAAAGCTGCATGAATTAGGCATCCGAGTCATCGGCATTCCGGGAACGATTGACAATGATCTGGATTACACCGACTACTCTATCGGTTTCGATACCACATTGAATACAGTGCTCAGCTCCATCGGACGAATCAAGGATACTGGTCTATCGCATAACAAGACGACCATCGTGGAAGTAATGGGCAGACATTGCGGCGATCTGGCATTGTTCACTGCTGTAGCAGGAGAAGGAGATATCATTTCCACGCCTGAATATAAACTTAGCTTCGAACAGATTTGTGAGAAGCTCCAAGACAAAATTTCCAAGGGCAGGAATGATAATATCATTGTTGTCACGGAACGGATGTATGATTTGGATGAACTCCAGAAATTCATCGAAGAACAGATGAATATCGAAGTACGTACAACAGTCCTTGGATTCATTCAGCGCGGCGGTGAACCATCTGCATTTGACCGGATTCTTGCAAACAAAATGGGTGTCAAAGCGGTGAATATGCTGATGGAGGGCCAGTCCGGTTACGCAATCGGAATCAAAGCAAATCAGCTGATTGAGAAGGATCTACTTACAATGCTCGATGAAAAGACGGATAAACAAGCAAATTATGATTTGCTTGATATGCTGTTGCATACTATATGA
- a CDS encoding zinc-binding alcohol dehydrogenase family protein, with protein sequence MRAIGIYKNKSVDQADSFIEEQVDKPTASGEDVLVQVKAVSVNPVDTKQRKLKENDGTFRILGFDAAGIIEEVGENVEGFQPGDEVYYAGSVARQGSNSEFQLVDHKVIAKKPANLSFAEAAALPLTALTAWEAMFEKMHIPLDEEANKGKTILLVNAAGGVGSIASQFAKLYGLNVVGTASREESVTWAKQHGTERVINHHEQFQPQLEKLGIESVDYVFCMHQLDKAWDDIIEVVKPEGIISAITGPVEGIKLTDLTSKSLTLVWEYMFTRTLHQTPSRHKQGEILSKVAELIEDERIRTTKAQELDGLTVENLQEAHKRLEDGSMIGKLVISV encoded by the coding sequence ATGCGTGCAATCGGAATATACAAAAACAAATCCGTGGATCAGGCAGACAGTTTTATAGAAGAACAGGTGGATAAGCCAACTGCCTCAGGTGAGGATGTACTAGTCCAAGTGAAGGCTGTCAGCGTCAATCCAGTGGATACAAAACAGCGCAAGCTGAAAGAGAATGATGGTACATTCCGCATTCTCGGCTTCGATGCAGCGGGAATCATCGAGGAAGTCGGAGAGAATGTAGAAGGATTCCAGCCGGGAGACGAAGTCTATTATGCAGGGTCCGTTGCGCGTCAAGGATCCAATAGTGAATTTCAGCTTGTCGACCATAAGGTTATCGCTAAAAAGCCGGCAAATCTCAGTTTTGCAGAAGCTGCAGCATTGCCGTTGACGGCATTGACTGCATGGGAAGCTATGTTTGAGAAGATGCATATCCCGCTGGATGAGGAAGCGAATAAAGGCAAGACGATATTGCTGGTCAATGCAGCCGGTGGTGTTGGGTCGATTGCATCTCAGTTCGCGAAATTGTATGGGCTGAATGTTGTCGGAACTGCCTCACGGGAAGAGTCAGTTACATGGGCGAAGCAGCACGGAACCGAACGGGTAATCAATCATCATGAACAATTCCAGCCGCAGCTCGAAAAGCTGGGAATTGAAAGTGTTGACTATGTTTTCTGTATGCATCAGCTGGACAAGGCATGGGATGACATTATTGAGGTCGTAAAACCAGAAGGCATCATAAGCGCTATTACAGGACCGGTCGAAGGTATTAAATTAACAGATTTGACGTCCAAGAGCCTCACACTTGTCTGGGAGTATATGTTTACACGTACGCTCCATCAGACACCTAGCAGACATAAGCAAGGCGAGATCCTGTCCAAAGTAGCAGAACTGATCGAGGACGAACGCATACGTACAACGAAGGCACAAGAGCTCGATGGCCTTACCGTCGAAAATCTGCAGGAAGCACATAAACGATTAGAAGATGGCAGCATGATCGGAAAACTCGTCATTTCTGTATGA
- a CDS encoding ThuA domain-containing protein, which yields MRVTIWNEYRHEKENDQVRSIYPRGIHGAIAEFLEDAGFAVQTRTLDDTEQGLDQETLDQTDVLIWWAHKAHDEVNDYSIERVKQRVLAGMGLIVLHSGHFSKIFRNLMGTTCDLKWRQDGEKERIWVVQPSHPITRGLGEYFELPEEEMYGEHFDIPEPDHTLFISWFEGGEVFRSGCTYNRGKGKIFYFRPGHETYPTYYDKNVQTVIRNACEWAAAPSAVVPHYGKSEALEPILRLAKK from the coding sequence ATGCGCGTTACCATTTGGAACGAATACCGTCATGAGAAGGAAAACGACCAGGTGAGAAGCATCTATCCCCGAGGCATTCATGGAGCAATTGCCGAATTCCTGGAGGACGCCGGATTTGCTGTACAGACAAGGACACTTGATGATACGGAGCAAGGATTGGACCAAGAGACGCTGGACCAAACGGATGTCCTGATCTGGTGGGCACATAAGGCGCATGATGAAGTGAATGACTATTCTATTGAGCGAGTGAAGCAGCGTGTTCTGGCAGGCATGGGGCTGATTGTCCTCCATTCCGGCCATTTCTCCAAAATATTCCGTAACCTGATGGGAACAACATGTGACCTGAAATGGAGACAGGATGGTGAGAAGGAACGAATTTGGGTGGTTCAGCCGAGTCATCCGATAACGAGGGGTCTTGGTGAGTATTTCGAGCTTCCGGAAGAAGAAATGTACGGTGAGCACTTCGATATACCAGAACCAGACCATACGCTGTTCATCAGCTGGTTCGAAGGCGGCGAAGTTTTCCGCAGCGGCTGCACGTACAATCGAGGAAAAGGGAAAATATTCTATTTCCGACCCGGTCATGAAACGTACCCGACTTACTATGATAAAAATGTGCAGACTGTTATCCGAAATGCTTGCGAGTGGGCAGCAGCACCATCAGCTGTTGTCCCGCACTACGGAAAGTCAGAAGCCTTGGAGCCGATACTGCGCCTAGCGAAGAAGTGA
- a CDS encoding chromate transporter, with the protein MIYWQIFLAFFIPGIVGYGGGPATIPLIENEVVDRYGWMTTADYSQMLALANALPGPIATKLAGVIGFQQAGVLGAAIGLFATVAPSLILMIGLLSILAKFKDSPRVKRMTAYIRPTIAVLLAGMAISFFHTSYESAGWIHTIILVVLSYLLMERWKVHPAFVILGALFYGAVLLG; encoded by the coding sequence ATGATTTATTGGCAAATATTCCTTGCCTTCTTCATTCCTGGAATCGTCGGATATGGCGGCGGTCCAGCTACCATTCCGCTCATTGAAAATGAAGTGGTGGATAGATATGGCTGGATGACAACAGCTGATTACAGCCAGATGCTGGCACTGGCCAACGCACTTCCCGGTCCGATTGCCACGAAACTGGCAGGTGTGATCGGTTTTCAGCAAGCCGGTGTGCTTGGAGCGGCAATTGGTTTGTTCGCTACAGTAGCACCTTCCCTTATTTTAATGATTGGATTGTTAAGTATTTTAGCGAAGTTTAAGGATTCGCCTCGTGTGAAGAGAATGACTGCTTATATTCGACCGACAATCGCTGTGCTTCTGGCTGGGATGGCAATCAGTTTTTTCCATACATCCTATGAAAGTGCAGGCTGGATACATACGATTATCTTGGTTGTACTAAGCTATCTGCTTATGGAGAGATGGAAGGTGCACCCTGCCTTTGTTATCCTTGGTGCTCTGTTCTATGGTGCTGTACTTCTTGGATGA
- a CDS encoding chromate transporter, giving the protein MIYWQLFMAFFRVGILGYGGGPASIPLVEKEVVKQYKWMDDEEFDNTLALGNSLPGPIATKLAGYIGYRVGGWIGMISALIATVIPTVVLLIALFYFVDALSDQPWLSGMTTAVIPVVGVMLAVMTLDFLKKSRNGLKSWQIVALLAASVVLIELLHIHPAFLILALLLFALVIPEKRKEEDKA; this is encoded by the coding sequence ATGATTTACTGGCAATTATTTATGGCATTTTTCCGTGTCGGCATCCTCGGTTACGGTGGGGGACCTGCATCGATCCCGCTTGTGGAAAAGGAAGTCGTCAAACAGTATAAGTGGATGGACGATGAGGAATTCGATAACACTCTGGCACTTGGCAACAGTTTGCCTGGTCCGATAGCAACGAAGCTGGCAGGCTACATCGGCTATCGAGTCGGCGGCTGGATTGGTATGATCAGCGCATTAATCGCTACCGTCATTCCGACAGTCGTGCTGCTCATCGCTTTATTTTATTTTGTCGATGCATTGAGCGACCAGCCTTGGCTCAGCGGAATGACAACAGCCGTTATCCCTGTAGTTGGGGTCATGCTGGCAGTGATGACATTGGATTTTCTGAAAAAATCCCGTAATGGGTTGAAGAGCTGGCAGATCGTTGCTTTGTTAGCTGCATCTGTCGTGCTGATTGAACTGCTTCATATCCATCCAGCATTCCTTATCCTGGCGCTTCTCCTGTTTGCACTTGTCATACCGGAGAAAAGGAAGGAGGAGGATAAAGCATGA
- the ggt gene encoding gamma-glutamyltransferase yields the protein MKTDHLYYPYHSQRMTTIARQGMVATSQPLAAQAGLDMLKKGGNAVDAAIATAAMLTVVEPTSNGIGGDAFALVWIKDKLYGLNASGPAPQSISIDKVRELGHEEMPLHGFLPVTVPGAPRGWAALSKRFGKLPLIEVLQPAIYYAENGFAVTPTVAKLWERAYQKFSTSCTDTMYTGWFDTFAPNGEYPKIGDIWRSPDHAETLRQIARTDAAAFYEGELAAKMTEFSADNGGFLTKEDLAAYEPEWVEPISVNYRGYDVWEIPPNGQGLVALSALNILKGFSFQEKESIDTYHKQMEAMKLAFADGHAYITEEQHMPVTVEELLSDAYAAKRRAEIGETAQEPEAGEPKAGGTVYLATADSDGNMVSFIQSNYHGFGSGLVVPGTGIALQNRGHNFSLDPEHANSLQGGKKTFHTIIPGFLTKDDQAIGPFGVMGGFMQPQGHAQVVMNMLDFGLNPQTALDAPRWQWIKGRTFHVEADFPKHIAEALIRKGHDIEVKADRSTFGRGQVIWRDPENGTLYGGTEARADGSIASY from the coding sequence ATGAAGACAGATCATTTGTATTACCCATATCATTCTCAGCGAATGACGACTATTGCAAGGCAGGGAATGGTAGCCACATCGCAGCCGCTTGCTGCACAAGCAGGACTGGATATGCTGAAAAAGGGCGGCAATGCAGTCGATGCCGCGATTGCAACTGCAGCCATGCTGACAGTTGTGGAGCCGACTTCGAATGGAATAGGCGGTGATGCTTTTGCACTCGTTTGGATCAAGGACAAGCTGTATGGTCTTAATGCCAGCGGTCCAGCACCCCAATCCATTAGTATCGATAAAGTGAGAGAACTTGGACACGAAGAAATGCCATTGCATGGCTTCCTCCCGGTAACTGTACCAGGCGCACCACGCGGTTGGGCTGCCCTCAGCAAGCGCTTCGGGAAGCTCCCTTTAATCGAAGTGCTGCAGCCAGCAATCTACTATGCTGAAAACGGATTTGCGGTAACGCCGACAGTTGCAAAGCTATGGGAACGCGCATACCAAAAGTTCAGCACATCATGTACAGATACTATGTACACTGGCTGGTTTGATACATTCGCTCCAAATGGAGAGTATCCGAAAATAGGTGACATATGGAGATCTCCTGATCATGCTGAAACACTGCGCCAAATAGCACGTACAGACGCTGCTGCTTTTTATGAAGGAGAGCTAGCTGCTAAAATGACGGAATTTTCTGCTGATAATGGCGGCTTCCTGACGAAAGAGGATTTGGCAGCTTACGAGCCGGAATGGGTTGAACCAATTTCGGTGAATTACCGCGGTTACGATGTGTGGGAAATTCCACCGAACGGCCAAGGGTTGGTTGCTCTTTCTGCTTTGAATATTTTGAAAGGCTTCTCTTTCCAGGAAAAAGAATCGATTGATACGTATCATAAGCAAATGGAAGCGATGAAGCTTGCATTCGCTGATGGTCATGCATACATAACGGAAGAGCAGCATATGCCTGTCACTGTGGAGGAATTGCTGTCAGATGCTTATGCGGCCAAAAGACGGGCCGAAATCGGAGAGACAGCACAAGAACCAGAGGCGGGCGAACCGAAAGCAGGCGGAACAGTGTATTTGGCAACGGCAGACAGCGATGGAAATATGGTTTCCTTCATTCAAAGCAACTACCATGGCTTCGGTTCCGGACTTGTTGTACCAGGTACAGGTATAGCGCTGCAAAACCGCGGACATAATTTCAGTCTCGATCCTGAGCACGCCAATAGTTTGCAAGGCGGGAAAAAGACTTTCCACACAATCATCCCAGGCTTTTTGACAAAAGACGATCAAGCGATCGGTCCTTTTGGCGTAATGGGTGGATTCATGCAGCCGCAGGGGCATGCCCAGGTTGTCATGAATATGCTTGATTTCGGGCTCAACCCACAAACAGCTCTGGATGCCCCACGCTGGCAGTGGATCAAAGGCAGAACATTCCACGTGGAAGCCGATTTCCCGAAGCATATTGCAGAGGCACTGATACGAAAAGGGCATGATATCGAGGTCAAAGCGGATAGATCCACATTCGGACGCGGACAAGTCATCTGGCGCGACCCGGAGAACGGAACATTATATGGAGGAACAGAAGCGAGAGCTGATGGCAGTATCGCTTCGTATTAG
- a CDS encoding Cof-type HAD-IIB family hydrolase: MAENVIQKEYKLIALDMDGTMLNPREEVSDANRQAIQRAQEEGVHVILSTGRGIRTCKPYADDLGLKSFLVTVNGSEIWTAEGELLERVLIEDDLIKKMKRLADEYDTHYWAVSTEHVFRGNFPANMEEYDWLKFGFDTFDDAKREAIVKALSDKNELELSNSSPTNIEVNAVGINKAEAVQKVCDRLGIKMEQVIAMGDSLNDIKMIEAVGCGVAMGNAQDAVKEVANYQTDTNEADGVAKAIHHLLGWS, encoded by the coding sequence ATGGCTGAGAACGTAATACAGAAGGAATACAAACTGATCGCACTTGATATGGATGGAACAATGCTCAATCCGCGCGAAGAGGTATCGGATGCGAATAGGCAGGCGATACAACGCGCGCAGGAAGAAGGTGTCCATGTCATCCTGAGCACAGGCCGAGGTATCCGGACATGTAAACCTTATGCTGATGATCTTGGACTGAAATCTTTTCTGGTCACAGTAAATGGCAGTGAAATATGGACTGCTGAGGGCGAGCTGCTCGAGCGTGTATTGATCGAAGATGATTTGATCAAAAAAATGAAACGTCTTGCAGATGAGTATGATACGCATTATTGGGCAGTCAGCACAGAGCATGTGTTCCGCGGTAATTTCCCTGCGAATATGGAGGAATACGATTGGCTTAAATTCGGCTTTGATACATTCGATGATGCAAAGCGGGAAGCGATCGTCAAAGCACTATCCGATAAGAATGAACTGGAGCTATCCAATTCAAGTCCGACAAACATCGAGGTCAACGCGGTAGGTATCAATAAAGCAGAAGCAGTGCAAAAGGTATGCGACAGGCTTGGTATCAAAATGGAGCAGGTAATTGCCATGGGCGACAGCCTCAATGACATTAAGATGATCGAAGCTGTTGGTTGCGGCGTGGCGATGGGCAATGCCCAGGATGCAGTCAAGGAAGTCGCAAACTATCAGACTGATACAAATGAAGCTGATGGGGTAGCAAAAGCAATCCATCATCTGCTAGGATGGTCATAA